One part of the bacterium genome encodes these proteins:
- a CDS encoding peptidylprolyl isomerase: protein METDKGTINLTLFADQTPLTVANFVNLAQRGFYDGLCFHRVIDDFMIQGGCPEGTGTGGPGYRFADECTPALRHDAPGVLSMANAGPGTNGSQFFITHVETPWLDGKHTVFGKVASPADQDVVNAIAGRDGITSVRIEGDTAPLLEKMADQVAAWNKALGG, encoded by the coding sequence ATGGAGACCGACAAGGGCACCATCAACCTGACCCTCTTCGCCGACCAGACCCCCCTGACCGTGGCCAACTTCGTGAACCTGGCCCAGCGCGGCTTCTACGACGGCCTGTGCTTCCACCGGGTCATCGACGACTTCATGATCCAGGGCGGCTGCCCCGAGGGCACGGGCACCGGCGGCCCCGGCTACCGCTTCGCCGACGAGTGCACGCCCGCCCTGCGCCACGACGCCCCCGGGGTGCTGTCCATGGCCAACGCCGGACCGGGCACCAACGGCAGCCAGTTCTTCATCACCCACGTGGAGACCCCCTGGCTCGACGGCAAGCACACCGTCTTCGGCAAGGTCGCGAGCCCGGCCGACCAGGACGTCGTCAACGCCATCGCCGGCCGGGACGGCATCACCTCGGTCCGCATCGAGGGCGACACCGCCCCCCTGCTCGAGAAGATGGCCGACCAGGTCGCGGCCTGGAACAAGGCCCTGGGCGGTTAG